The DNA segment aagaagggaactgaagatatggaggaaaaaaatgaaggaaagaaaacggaatgtgagagagagagagagagagagagagagagagagtgaagaaaatggaaggaaaggaggagaaacgtcgataaataaaggggaaataaaaaaaaatggatatggaagaggaataatggaaaaattGAAGGGAAAACAGTAGATatgcaagaagaaaaacacagaagaaaaactTGAGAGATggcagagggaaaagaaaatggagacagggaaaagggaaagaaacattaggaaagagagggaaaaagaaaagaagagaaaaaggagaatatgaaagaaaaaataagattggagatggaaaaaggagatgagaggaaataaaagagggaaataaagacggaaataaagaagaggaaaaggaataaaaacaactaCCGCCATGTTAATTttggaactagagagagagagagagagagagagagagagagagagagagagagagagagagagagagagaaattaagcaAGTGTTAACCTCCAAGTGCATCTAATAGTTGCCAAATGTTGAATTCATcatatgttattgttgttgttgttgttgttgttgttgttgttgttgttgttgttgttgttgttgttcctggtaGTGTTGAGGGCTGGTGTTTATGTGTAGGAAATTTTAGTTATATTgttgttataattgttgttggcaataaatatatatttttatttacagtggtcgtggtgatggcggtggtgatggcggtggtggtggtggtggtggtgggtatgatggcggatgggtgtgtgtgttataattatGATGACAGATAAGTGAGCaggttcatacacacacacacacacacacacacacacacacacacacacacacacacacacacacacacacacacacacaatgaacataaaaagagaacaaaaaaaggtaCAGCAAACCAAAacctgaacaacaacaacaacaataacaacaacaacaacaacaacaacaacgatacaaCAAAGCATaacgaaaaaagacgaaaagaaccaagatacaaacacacaagatGACATTAAAAGATgcaggtgttgagagagagagagagagagagagagagagagagagagaggaaccggATGAGATACTAGAATGATATTataacactcccacacacacacacacacacacacacacacacacacacacacctccgtttctctcttcctaaaACCCCCTCTCCACATCCCTACCCTATacaactcccctctctctctctctctctctctctctctctctctctcctccctccttaccccgcctatcatcaccgtcatcatatATCCTAATGCGTAGCCAGTTTCTCTTGCATCTGTCAGTGCCTCTCCGCCGCCCCTCTTCGCCGGCTTTGCGCTCCGGTAAGACTAAAAGTTAAGCTTAGATTCGAATGATCTATAGAGGCatgcaaggaaggagaaagagagatagagatagatagatagatagatagagagagagagagagagagagagagagagagagagagagagtgaagatgtgatgatggtagtagctgtggtggtggtgtggtagtagcagcatcagtagcagtagtagtagtagcagtagtagtagcagtagtagtagtagtagtagtagtaatacctcCCAAATCCAGCAACTGCATGACCTGAGGCTTGCCGGATTACGGAATATTTCAGACTACGGGTGGTTCTTAagtaaacaccctaaaacaccttaCATAACCTTAATCAGCCTGCAATATCACTGTAACATTGTTTTTATACGATatttgtgtttcactgtttgatctgctgcagtctctgacgagacagccagacgttaccctcggaacgagctcagagctcattatttccgatcttcggataggcctgagaccaggcacacaacacacaccgagacaacaaggtcacaactcctcgatttacatcccgtacctactcactgctaggtgaacaggggctacacgtgaaaggagacacacccaaatatctccacccggccggggaatcgaaccccggtcctctggcttgtgaagccagcgttctaaccactgagctactgggcgtgtgtgtgtctgtgtgtgtgtgtgagttagctGTACAAGTAAATCTGCATGTACAAGGATACAGCAAAAACACATGCACCACAGCGTCACAGCGGCGTTCCGGCAAACTTACAACATTCCGGGAAATTTGCATTATTCCCGCAAAATTAAAATTATGCCGGATTACGTAATTCCGGATTTAGGAGCTCCAAgctgtagtagtattagtgctagtagtagtagtagtagtagtagtagtagtagtagtagtagtagtagcattagttgtagtagtagaagtagtagtagcagaaaatgtagttgtagttattattgttgctggtaCTGTACAAGGGtaaaaaatagcaagaacaagagagagataaggaaaaaagaaaaagatagaaacaaaaaaacactaactaaaaacaaaaaaaggtggatgaaaggaaagaggaggagaaagaggagtaaagaacagagagagagagagagagagagagagagagagagagagagaggagaaagaaaatacttaaAGGAACTTCGAAGAATAAAAGAtgcggaggaggatgaggagcaggacgaggaggaggaggaggagtagaaggaagataaggaggaggaggaggaggaggaggaggaggaggagggaaaaaaaagcaaaataagaacaagaaccgAGAAAGTAGGGCATAAAAtttacgaaaagaaagaaaaagaaacagcaaaAGAAGGATGAACAGAAAgctaagaggaaagagaaggaaaataagaagaaacacgAAGTAACgagggaaattaaaaagaaaaatgaaggagtaaaagagaaagaggaggaggaggaggaggaggaggaggaggaggaggaggaggatgggaacgaggaagaggagaaggaagaggaagtgtaaAAGTGAAATTTGTGGTTAATTTTGCAACAGTgatcttatcttctctctctctctctctctctctctctctctctctctctctctctctctctctctctctctgtcctgtccttttattactcttttttctcatgttattcCTTCCTACACCTTGTTTTGGCCACTTCCACAGCACTCTCTGGGCctgcataactctctctctctctctctctctctctctctctctctctctctctctctctctctctcgtcgtctcTCGTTCTTATGCAAATTAATGACGGATTCACTTGCTGTTTTGGCTCAGCTTACGAGAGGCAGTAAATTTTCAACCATTCTCGTGGAAGCTTGTCCCTTTTCTTCGCCCGCAGAGTGATGGTGGCAAGCTGGgacgaggaaagaagggaaaaagaagggaaaaaggagagaatgagtatgagtatgagaggaaagagggcaggaggaagtagaggtggaggaggaggaggaggaggaggaggaggaggaggatggcgaggaaggtgaggaagagagttTGGTTTACCTGAGCTAGCTTATGTGAaggtacgttaggttaggttaggttaggtaaggtttaagTTAGATAAGgaaaggtttggttagattaattaaggtaaaaaatgaTTAGGTTAGGCTGGATGATATAATCTAATTCAATATAACTTAAACCAACCTATTCTAATTCAACCTAACGGATTCTAACTTAATCAAAcctaaagtaacctaacctaacctaatctaagcaaacctaacctaacccaacctgacctaacctaaccatacctaacctgacctaacctatcctaacctaacctaacctaacctgacctaacctaacctaacctaacctaaactgaccaaaccaaacctaaccaaacctaacctaacctaacctaacctgacctgacctataTTGAAAGTGGCTCGTACGTTTCTGTTCCAGGTGAGCTTCGGTACAGGTGTTATCGTTGTTACCTTAATTAGCGAGGGGGAAATTCGTGCGCCGCGTGGAGGGTGCGGGCGACTATCGACAGCTGCTGACGGGTCATCCAGCAGCCAACCCAGTATTGACACTCGGGTCCTGCCGCCTGTCCGCCAGCCTCGTTAAGACCAGGTAAGACTCTTCCCACCTCCCGCTGCCctgcttccgtgtgtgtgtgtgtgtgtgtgtgtgtgtgtgtgtgtgtgtgtgtgtgtgtgtgtgtgtgtgtgtgtgtaatggattTAATTATTAGGTTGTTAGTGTTGAGTACAGGAAGCTTTAAAAAGATTAGCTAAACATATGAAACTTGGCTTAACAATCTGGTTCTTGGTGCCCTCACTGGAAAACTTTGAAAATATTAGATAAACTCTTGAAACCTGATaggatatatagatagacgtgTATTTTTGAAGTTAAAGGGATTGCAACATGCAGATTTATAGACTTTTTACTGCTTCCCTTTATATTTTCAAACAACTTATTCCTTGCAGTGTAGTTAACTAAAAAATGACCAGATATATGGTTATATATCAGTCATGGATAATGTGATCTTTAGTATAATGTCTTCATAGATCTATAATTGTTTGTGTATATACTAACAGTTATTTACGACATATGTACTGCAGTGTAATACTTCTCTCGGTTTGTGAAGTGCAGTAAACATATACAACTTGTGTTCATTTAACATGTTTTATACCAAATTCATTGAGTGGAATTTAAAAAAACTTGCAAACGCTATCCAGTGGTCAATAAATAActgtccaagtgtgtgtgtgtgtgtgtgtgtgtgtgtgtgtgtgtgtgtgtgtgtgtgtgtgtgtgtgtgtgtgtgtgttagtcgtCGTCCGTGAAGTCGTTTTGCACTTTTTACTCTCctttacactcctcctcctccgtgttggTCTCAGTGATGGGCGTGTGGTGGCTGCGGgtcctggtggcggtggtggtggtagtggtggtggcggtgcctGGCTGGGGACGCGAGGGGCCTGTGCAGTCCTCCTCCgtgacctccctctcctcctccccctcctcagcCTACCTGCCGGGCGAGGAGTGTAAGCACATCAGGTGAGTTACTCCTTCCTTGCCGTGTGTGTGAGGTCTGATGTGCCGCGGGGTTTGCAGTCCGGCCATTCCCTCCATAATGACCTCGTTCACATTCAGAGCGGGTTGTCTGGTGCAGCGCGGGTCGCCCTTAGCATGTGcagtgttttccttgttttccttccccttcccgccTCCTTCCCCGCCAGGTTCAGCCAGCCCGGCCAGGCCACCGTCGTGAGGGAGTCGGTGCTGCGGCAGATGTGTCTCCGCGCCGCGCCGCACGTTGACGTCACCAAGGTCTTCAAGCAGTTCGCGATATTCCTGCTTCACCGCGACGATTTTGACGACTCCCCGAAGTGGCACTCCGGCGAtgctaaggtgtgtgtgtgtgtgtgtgtgtgtgtgtgtgtgtgtgtgtgtgtgtgtgtcgctgtggagtgagggagtgagaagcaGGAGTGAGAGACAGAAGTGAGAGGCATGAGTGAGAGCCAGAAGTGAGAGGCAAGAGTGTGAggcaggagtgagagggaggagtgagatgCAGGAATGAGAGGCAGGAGTGAGAAGCAGGAGTGTGAGccaggagtgagagggagaggcaggagtgAGAGGCAGGAATAAGAATGAGAGGTAAGAGTGAGAGGCAGGAGCGAGAGCGAGGGGCAGGAGTGAGAAGCAAGACTGTTTGgcaggagtgagagtgagaggcaaGAGTGAGAggcaagagtgagagtgagaggcaggAGTGAGAAGCAagagtgagtgaaaggcagGAGTGAGAggcaagagtgagagtgagaagcaAGAGTTAGAGGCAGGAGCGAGAGTGAGAGGCAGGAGTGAGAGGCAAGAGTGAGAGGcagaagtgagagtgagaggcaggAGTAGGAGCAAGGCAAGCAGTGCGTGAGGGTGAGTCTTCAGCGGAAATGTTTAGTACCTTCGTCAGGTGAAACACGCGAGGCTGAGCCACAAACACAGCTTCCTGGACACAAACGGCCTGCCTGTAGCcgccatcgccgccgccgcccgccactaacatgtgtgtgttttccaggcGGTGCTCGACGACCCGTACTGGGCTGTGAATGATGTGAAGGTGCTCAAGTCGACTAAATATCAGTGGTACGTGCACGGGCTGCCCATGTGGCCTCTCCCGCACCAGGCGCTGACCAACAAGACCACCTCCAAGCGGCCATCACTCAAGAAGAAGAAACCCGTCGACTGGCCAAATTACGGCATGGCAACACCCATCTACTTCTCGTCCAAGGCGTGGAGGGACCAGGTGAGGGGGAGGGATTCTGAAACGCTACACATTCATCATGACTGTTTCCAAAGGCCGCATAGATGGTTACTCCCCTTCTCATGATTGTTTTCCTCCTATATTTTCTCAACCACTGAATCATGAagagtcttctattttctcattatGAAACACTTTCGGCTCATCAGGAACGCTTTTAAAGGCCACAGCGATGATTATTCGGCTCTTCATGGGTATTTCTCCTCTCACATTTCCTAATTCTTCTTAAATCATTACTAGTATCATAGAAATATCCTCGGAAACTCAAATAACTTTCACTGGAGCTTGTTGAAAGTAATGGACATGAAGCTCCGGAACGTTTGAGAGTGCGTTCTTGTTTCCGGCGGCCACAACTCACAGATCACAGCGAGCATGTGAGCGGAACACGTGACTAATGCTGAGTCTCGGGAAGGGTCTGCCTCATAACTCCCTTCACATAACTGGCGGAACATGTAATCAGATTTAATAACTTCTCTAGCCTGTGAGTTAATATGATGACATAAGTAAAATGGCTGCAAGTTAAATAGATATTTCTGCAACCTACAAAGGACAAAATtgactctctttttatttctgacTTTCTATATAAACCATTTTCTACAGCGTTGTGAACTTTAAGGGAAGTCCGTGGCGGTGAAAAGGTTacgtttgtgagtgagtgaatctcGTACAACACATATATCAGAATGGAACGTTTTAAATAAGACATAACACTACATTCAATCATTACTAAAACATACTTTCTAAAAAAACGTCTTTAATAATTAATTGGAGTATGAAAGAAGTGTTATGTTCTACCGTATATCTAAATCTATAAACCACTTAACGTCCGTGACTTTTCTCAAACATAATGAAACACTACAAGTTTAGAGTTTTGCAAGACATCAGTGGCAGCAGGAGTGATGTCTCTCAAAAGTGCCCGTAGTTACGTTCAGACTCAGTAAAATCGCTTAAGCTCACTCCAACGAAAGAAAAGCGTGTCATAATATCTATGCCACTTATACAATTCAAACTGACTCACTGCTGCTATATAACAATGGATCATGGAAGTAAAAACGTGAGGGTAAAGTCTAACACAAAGGAAACACTCTGCAGCACACGGCGAGCACCTAACGACAAGTGAAGGTGGAGGCAGCAGCACCGGAGGAACATCAAGTGTGTGTCCCTAAGCACTAACCTCTTCCTGATCGATGTAATGATCGCAACGCAAATTTAAACGAAAAACTATAGAGTCGTTTGGCCAGAAAAGTGAAAACCGTTCGATGCAATAAAGTACAGGGAATATTAGGTCTCTCTCGTGGCATCTTTCCAGGCGGTAGGAAGTGTGATGTTGCTTCCTTGCCTCTCATATCAAGACACGTGCTATTTTGGTTGTACTTGtgtgattattattaatttcctcaTGTTAAAGGGAATCTAATCAATCCAATAATGTTAGACAATGGGGGGGAGAAAATAAGAGGTTggacagtaaaaagaaaagttaatgaaatacagaaaatagtAAGGGAAAGTGTggtcaagggtaacaaaaactaTTAAACATAAAGGCCAACTTTGATGCCAGGTCCCGAGCAGGTCCAAGAAAGTTAGTcaaaagaataggataaatgtcttgaaacctctctctgaAAATCTTCAAtaacatgacacgttttcatattcattctggttattatttggtgattttatacagctgcagaaactgatgtggggaattagaatagtgagggctgtagccattaatcttctgacctccatagacccttcctaaagtaaataaaatcgtctagtcacccAAACCTCAAAATAAGAAATGCGTCCCTTGTACTGAAGTGATTAAATGAATTCAggtcataggtagatggaaatacaaaagcaggtagggagttccagggtTGAGATTATGTTGAGATttgctgtttcctttcctctcatatcAATTTACGTTTTACTTTTGCAACGCTCGTATGATTATGTTAGAttccagagagaaagagacgaacaGTAAATAATGCGAACGGTTTTTACATTTCTAGTCTCTAAAAACGAGTTAGACAGTGTATCACGAGGGATTCATTGTATTAGACTAAAGGCGACAtgcagaaggaaatgaaagtcaGAAGTTTTATTGAAATGGCGGGAGTCaagttaagttatgttaggttaggttagataagattaggttaaggttaggttaggttaggttagataagattaggttaaggttaggttaggttactttagattaatgttatgttaggttaggtgagataaatttacggttaggttaggttaggttaggttacattaggttagtttgaggttaaggtttggttaggttagataagtttacggttaggttaggttaggttaggttactttagattagattaaggttatgttaggttaggttaggttaggttaggtagagaCGAACTTGTAATTGTAGAGTGAGAGTAAGAAACAAGCAGTGAGTGACACTAAAAGGTCTCAGGTTTTGGACTCACGAGACACAAACTACTTACACTGCTTTTGATTTATAGTTTGTTATTTCTAATTTCGCTTCAGTTTGGCTTACTATCACTTATTATCTATTACTagtaccattttttttatctctatttctaaCATTTTTAAAAGTTTCATTTTAGTTATTCATTTTACTCATAATATTCATTTACATCAATTATCGCTATCTATTATTCTTatggctttttttatttttaatttctttttatttcgtttttatatttattgtttttgctcTAAATTActcaccattttttttgttactaaTCTTTCTTAGtgtatttaacttttttatatTCCGATTTCAATCAGCTTTATTTACTCctgtttattaatatttattactattttgcttctttttctttattttttcctttttgtttcgttttagtTTATCAGGTATGGGTGGAAAGTGGAAAATATGGTATTTTCATTCTTGACAATACAGATGTAAAGAAGATTCCAATGAACAGGAAGCTCAGTGTTGCAGTGGACACAATGCAATGTGAAGGTGTGTCTCAGATCACACCTCATGTCGGATTACCTATTAAACTTTACTACACCTCAGACTCTCCTTCTCGTCAACATCGTCACTACATTACTTTTGTCACTGTTAAGAAATACCTTCACATAGCATTGTGTTCACTACAATGAGCTTCGTGGTCACTGAAATCCTTTCTACATGTATTTTGAcagaaatgaaaacacaattttttttcctttccactcctACCTTCCgccacctccttcctccagcACAGTAGGTAAAACACGTTGTTAGAGTGGCGCCGCTACCTTTAACCTtaagttgataaaaaaaaaaataaataaataaacaaatagaaaaaaaaagatgaataagttAAAAATAGTGGTAAtttttaaaaatagataaaaaaactaaaacgaaaaaaaaataaaggtaaaaattatTTTGACAGAAATGAAGAtgcttttttcctcactttccacCCCTACCTGCCGATACCTCCCCCCTCCACCACAGTAGGTAGAATGTGTACTTAGAATGGCGCCGCTACTTGTAACATTAAGCTGatcaaatatcaaaataaataaaaaaagaaataaacaaatagaaaaaaaaaatgaggacaagtaaaaaaaaggataaaatattaagaaaaaaaaaaacaaaaaaaaagaggaaaggtaaacattattttgacagaaaaagaaggactttatttttccactttccATTTCCCCTGCCggcacctccctcctccaccatcgTAGGTAGAGCACGTAGTTAGAATGGCGTTGCTACCTACCTAagttgataaaaacaagaaaaataaataaataaaaatgaaaataaaaatagaaaaaattaaataaatgaaaaaaaataaatagaaaataaaataacaaaaaatatgaataaataaaaaaaactagtaaataTTAAGagtgaactgaaaaaaaaaggctaaaatgaaaaaaagaaaaaaagaaaaggtaaacactttatttttcccctttccacccctacctgcctcccctccctcctccaccactgtaACTCTaagctcataaaaaaaaaaaaaaaaaattgaaaaaatagaaaaaacgtAGTAATAATTagtagtaaggaaaaaaagtagcatTAAGTAGTAATAAGTATAAGTATTAGTGATTAAGTAGTGATAAGGTCTGCTGATGACTCGGAATGCCCTGACACAacgaagtggaaaaaaaaaaaatctatagaaaatgaataaaaaaaataaaaagcaaaaaaaaagtaatttaaataaaggaaaaaataataaaaagagaaaaaaaagtagatttaGACtgattaaaggaaataaaaactatagaaataaaaaaaaaataataaaagacaagaaaatagacGTAGactaaattaaggaaaaaaaatctatgaaataaaaaacaaaaataataaaggacaaaaaatgtagactaaataaagaaaaatctataaaaaaagaataaaaaggaagaaaatacaaatcaaataaaaagaataaaaatataaaaaaattgatggaaattaaataaaggaaaaaatatcaacagaaattagatgaaaagaataaaaagaaaaatgaataaaatgtagacaaaaaaaaacgaaacaaaagaagaaaaaggaaaaaaatgtagtctaaacaaacgaaaaaaaataaaaaaataaaatc comes from the Portunus trituberculatus isolate SZX2019 chromosome 25, ASM1759143v1, whole genome shotgun sequence genome and includes:
- the LOC123508837 gene encoding LOW QUALITY PROTEIN: uncharacterized protein LOC123508837 (The sequence of the model RefSeq protein was modified relative to this genomic sequence to represent the inferred CDS: inserted 1 base in 1 codon); translation: MGVWWLRVLVAVVVVVVVAVPGWGREGPVQSSSVTSLSSSPSSAYLPGEECKHIRFSQPGQATVVRESVLRQMCLRAAPHVDVTKVFKQFAIFLLHRDDFDDSPKWHSGDAKAVLDDPYWAVNDVKVLKSTKYQWYVHGLPMWPLPHQALTNKTTSKRPSLKKKKPVDWPNYGMATPIYFSSKAWRDQAWSVEEFFQQEKKKSXFKSHEDFHKLVLAVVGTVDGNKVESYSEWAFLKYSLPLMVRSMTQRNKGICPDEMYIYFRLTPCYPKEPQYAVCEQAARNARLLLTASSCPTTTVIVGFSKEYSEEEDMLPL